One Companilactobacillus farciminis KCTC 3681 = DSM 20184 genomic window, AACCTTTAATTTCCAATTCAGCATCGACATAAATTTCAGCCGTTTTGAATTGTTCTTTAACCATTGGATAATTATCAAGCCAGAAATTCTTATCAATAAAATCATGTGCTTCCAAATTGCTATCAAGCCAAATCTGACTGACTTTTTCCAATTCCAAATCTTTCATTTTTCGAATCATACTTGCCAACCTTTTTTCTATTTGCTAAAATATCTCCTTGAAGTTAATAAACACCGCCGGGTGTCACTTAATCAAGTATTCTTAATAATTCCATTAGGCCAAAGAAGGAATTATTAGGGATACTTATTTTTTTTGGAGGAAATATTATGCATTGGATCTATTTAATCATCGCCGGACTTTTTGAGGTTGTCTGGGCAACCACTATGAAATTGAGTCACGGTTTTACTAAAATCAGTTTTACTATTTATACAATTATCGGCTTAGCTTTGAGTATGTTCTTCCTATCAATTGCTATTAAAAAAATGCCGATGAGTTTGGCCTACCCTATCTGGACCGGAATTGGAGCCGTCGGTTCAATCATTGCTGGAGTAATAATCTTTGGCGATAAAATGTCTCCATTAACTTGGGTCTTTGTAGCCTTATTACTAATTAGTATCATTGGTATCAAAATCACTTCTGGAAGTTAAATTCCAATAAACATTGTAACAAATTAATCGATTGTAATGACAGCGTTTTCTATTCGGAGTATGATTTAAGTAAAAAAGGATGACAATTATGCAAATACCCGAAGAATTTTATCAAGAAATGCAAAAACGTAATGAAAAAGAATTAGAAATTATTAGTAAAAATCCATGGTTAATTCCCGCAACTGTAGCTTGGATGGCAATTCCTGCTGCTATTTGCATTCGTGGTTTCTGGAAGAATCGTCAGTTAAAAAATCAACTAAAAATCGAACGAGAAAAGACGAAGCGTGCTACTTTAAGACTATCTGAACCTAAGAAAATTCGCCCCTTTCATAATTGCTAAATGATTGTGTCATCGTATTTATTGCGGTGGCACTTTTTTTACAATTAAACTATGATAGGAATATATTATTTGGGGGATATCATGAAAAAGAAACTAACCATTATTTTATTTACTTTGTTACTAGCTCTAGGCATGCCATTAAACGTCCAAGCGGCAGCAGCTCCAAAAGCTAAAAACCTGACTTCAGTTACACGAAGTGTCAATCATGCTTCACCAGATACGCCATTGATTTTTTCTCATCGTGGCAGTCCTTACAATTATCCTGATCACTCTTTCAAGGGTTATAATCGCGCTATCAAAGATGGTACTCAATATATCGAACAAGACGTTTGGTTGAGCAAAGATGGCAAACTATTCGTCTCCCACGACGATAATCTCAAACAATCTACTGGCAAAAATGTCACGATTTCAACTTCAGATGCTAGTCAAATTAGCCAAGTTAAATTGCACAACGGTGAAAAGATTCATCAACTAAAAGATGTCTTCAAACGTTACGGCAAAAAAGTTCACTACATAATTGAAACTAAAAAAAATGCCGGCGACAATACCGACACAGAAAAAGCTCTCGTCAAAGAGCTTAAAAAATATAAAATGACCAAAAATGTGATTTTCCAGGATGAAAGTTTACCTGGTATCCAAGAGCTACACCAATCACTAAAAAAAGTTCCTACCCTTTGGCTATTAAGTTCTGCTACTGAACGCCAATATAAGGAACAAATCGAGAATGCTCCTCGCTATATCAAATTCATCTCAATGAAATTAGATCAATGGACACCAAAATTAGTTAAACTGTCACATAAGAATGGTTTCAAAACTAATGGTTGGATCTTGAATACTTACAATGACAATTACGAAGCTTTAAATACACTTAAGCTAGACAGCGTCTTTACTAACAACACCAAAGAAACAGCTCACTTAATCAACCGCTGGAAATGAAAACAACAAACTATCTAGTAGTCCATCTGAAGAAGCCCCTGTTTGAGGGAGCTTCTTCTTTTTTATTATTAGGATCTGTAATTTCAGAATTATCAAAAAATCTCATCGATAGATATAATTCTTGATATTATGAAACTTCTCTGCCTATCGTGGTCCAATATTTATCACTACTGTATCTTGAACCCATTCATTTGTTGCAACACGATAATAGTAATGACCATCATGAATTCGATAACGGTCAGTGATCCACTTTGTACTATTTGCTAACGCTCTGTTAGTAATGACTTTAGAACTTCCATCTTCAGAGAAACTAAATAACTTGCAATATGATGAATTTTTATTACTTACTGTAACAATACCTTGCATCAAAATAGTTTTTTCATATTTCTTCTTTTCTGATTCAGGTAGATGAAAACTTCCATTATGCATGTATTCTGGTGAAATATTTCCTGGATGTTCGATACTATATTGAACCTCTTCAGGCGATAGTTCAGTACCGTCCCAAGGATGAGTAGTATCAAAATCGTGTTCGTACCAATATCCACCTTGTTCCTCAGAAGTCATTTCTTGAATTTCTTCTGCAGTATAATCTGCAGCTTGAACATTAGTAGCTTGTAACAAAGGTAATCCTGTTGCTGCAATACTCAAAACCGCTAGTGATGTTAATAGTGGTTTTTTATTGAATCTAATTCTCTTAGTGCGCTTCATAAATAAATCCCCTTTTCAATTTTTTATCGTACTCTCAATCGAAAGAAAACAAATTTAAATTTGGTATGTAAACTTGTTTTCAAAAGATCGTACTGTATTACAGAATTTAATATGAAAATAGGAGCCATATTAAACCATATTTTGTACACTTTTTCTCTTTTTACTATTCCTGTGCAATCTTAGTCAACATAGCAAATATTACTAATCCCACTAAAAACAAAACACTCAAAGAAGCAGCGCCAATGGTCGACTTACCAGTCATTTGTGTGACGATAGCCACAATAAATGGACCCATAACTGCTGAGAATTTACCCAGAATATTCAAGAATCCATAAAATTCACTGCCGGATTCTTTAGGAATAATTTGACCGAAGTAGGATCTACTCAAAGCTTGCAAACCACCCTGACTAGTCCCGACTAAAATTGCTAGTACCCAAAAGTCAAAGCTAGTTTTCAAACGTAAGGCATACAAACAGATCAACAAGTAAACTCCAATTCCTAATAAAATACCTTTGCGCGTTGAAGTTTTATCTGCTAACCAGCCAAACATGATTGAAAATGGTACGGCAATCAATTGTACGACCAACATGACAATCATCAATTCTGTCGTCTTAATACCAATATCTAAACCGATTGCAGTCGCCATCGTAAAAATCGTATCTACTCCATCAATATAGAAGAAGTACGCTACCAAAAACCAAGCAACTTTTTTATATTGACGAATATGTCTGATAGTTGCAAACACTCGTTTAAAACTCCCAGATACTGGCGATTTGGTAGAAGTTACAGAGTACTTTTGAGTAACGTTTCTTTGAAGTGGCAAGTAAAAAATCAACCACCAACTAGCGGCAATGATAAAACTCATTTTGGCAATACCTACTCCATCCAACATCCCAAATCCACTCGTCAACTGCATAATTAGAAAGAGTATGAATGCAAGCACCCCACCTAAATATCCAAAAGCGTAGCCATAAGTCGATATCTTATTCATCTGCAGATCATCTGCCACATCGGTCAAAAAACTATCATAAAACAAATTACTGACTGAATACCCAA contains:
- a CDS encoding DMT family transporter, whose protein sequence is MHWIYLIIAGLFEVVWATTMKLSHGFTKISFTIYTIIGLALSMFFLSIAIKKMPMSLAYPIWTGIGAVGSIIAGVIIFGDKMSPLTWVFVALLLISIIGIKITSGS
- a CDS encoding glycerophosphodiester phosphodiesterase; the encoded protein is MKKKLTIILFTLLLALGMPLNVQAAAAPKAKNLTSVTRSVNHASPDTPLIFSHRGSPYNYPDHSFKGYNRAIKDGTQYIEQDVWLSKDGKLFVSHDDNLKQSTGKNVTISTSDASQISQVKLHNGEKIHQLKDVFKRYGKKVHYIIETKKNAGDNTDTEKALVKELKKYKMTKNVIFQDESLPGIQELHQSLKKVPTLWLLSSATERQYKEQIENAPRYIKFISMKLDQWTPKLVKLSHKNGFKTNGWILNTYNDNYEALNTLKLDSVFTNNTKETAHLINRWK
- a CDS encoding MFS transporter, with the protein product MGINKEQWSWIMYDWANSAYGIIVTTAVLPVYFKSVATSSGISNASSTAYWGYANSFSTLLVSLLAPFLGALADYPNFKKRLLSMFCWLGIVMTVGLAFVPTSQWQMLLTIYIFSAIGYSVSNLFYDSFLTDVADDLQMNKISTYGYAFGYLGGVLAFILFLIMQLTSGFGMLDGVGIAKMSFIIAASWWLIFYLPLQRNVTQKYSVTSTKSPVSGSFKRVFATIRHIRQYKKVAWFLVAYFFYIDGVDTIFTMATAIGLDIGIKTTELMIVMLVVQLIAVPFSIMFGWLADKTSTRKGILLGIGVYLLICLYALRLKTSFDFWVLAILVGTSQGGLQALSRSYFGQIIPKESGSEFYGFLNILGKFSAVMGPFIVAIVTQMTGKSTIGAASLSVLFLVGLVIFAMLTKIAQE